The DNA region GAAGCAGCAATTTGCGTCCCTCTATGATCTCTATACGGACTGGAATGCAAAAATAAACGTCATATCACGTAAAGACATCGAAAACCTGTACGAACACCACGTACTCCATTCATTGGGTATAGCTAAAGTGATTCGCTTTACTCCCGGCACCCGCATCATGGATCTTGGAACGGGCGGTGGTTTTCCGGGTATTCCCCTTGCCATCTTATTCCCCGAGGTGAAGTTCCATCTTGTTGACAGCATCGGGAAGAAAGTACGTGTAGCAACGGAAGTAGCCAACAGCATCGGACTGAAAAACGTGACTTTCCGCCATGCACGTGCTGAGGAGGAAAAGCAACTCTTCGATTTCGTTGTAAGCCGTGCCGTGATGCCGTTGACCGACTTGCTGAAAATCATCCGCAAAAACATCGCTTCCGAGCAACACAATGCTATGCCCAACGGACTGATCTGCCTGAAAGGTGGTGAGCTGGCAAATGAAGCCATGCCTTTTAAGAATAAGACCATGATGTATGATCTGAAAGACTATTTCGAAGAAGAATTCTTTGAAACGAAGAAAGTGGTTTACGTGACGCCTTAATCACAGAAATAATGACTAACATATACCTATCATGAAAATAAAAAGGTTTGAGTTTAATATGTTCCCTGTAAACTGTTATGTTTTGTGGGACGACACTCTTGAAGCTGCCGTGATAG from Bacteroides sp. MSB163 includes:
- the rsmG gene encoding 16S rRNA (guanine(527)-N(7))-methyltransferase RsmG, producing MEIILKYFPDLTEAQKQQFASLYDLYTDWNAKINVISRKDIENLYEHHVLHSLGIAKVIRFTPGTRIMDLGTGGGFPGIPLAILFPEVKFHLVDSIGKKVRVATEVANSIGLKNVTFRHARAEEEKQLFDFVVSRAVMPLTDLLKIIRKNIASEQHNAMPNGLICLKGGELANEAMPFKNKTMMYDLKDYFEEEFFETKKVVYVTP